A region of Nerophis lumbriciformis linkage group LG26, RoL_Nlum_v2.1, whole genome shotgun sequence DNA encodes the following proteins:
- the opn8c gene encoding opsin 8, group member c — protein sequence MLLNCTSVNQTDTLFTSKLSAAADICVGLAILSVVLLSVLGNGVVLVICYRRRKKMVGTELLCVNLAVVDFLCCICFYPLSILSSFRHAWLGDYFTCVYYGLGCFIFGLCGMFTIAAISVIRYLKTCYSLVYAVWLKGANIRLVCCAIWLVAAVWSSFPLFGWGEYVPEPYGLSCTIAWRGYHTSAKDAAYVICSFTCFTLLPVLLIVVSQFQIVYKVSRFSYSLSARGVHNNLRRAEKRLSMMFFCISLGFVVAWAPYAIVSFLFIFHKDKPYMAPEGFVFPALFAKSSHIYNPFIYFYFNKTFQQELQSLLLSFWPKMGGNRVGVHVAPDPIHIQLQERSYVRKVFAMSHDRTRSKGRGKCSKGTSANSARGRPVPNCWGSASKNAPGCLEKKSANNPLPASLGSI from the exons ATGCTCCTGAACTGCACCTCGGTCAACCAGACCGACACTTTGTTCACTTCCAAACTGAGCGCCGCTGCAGACATTTGTGTGGGCTTAGCTATCCTCTCTGTGG TTCTGCTGTCAGTTCTGGGCAACGGCGTGGTCCTGGTGATCTGTTACCGCCGCCGCAAGAAGATGGTGGGCACCGAGCTCCTCTGCGTCAACCTGGCCGTGGTGGATTTCCTGTGCTGCATCTGCTTCTACCCGCTCTCCATCCTGTCGTCCTTCCGACACGCGTGGCTGGGAGACTACTTCACGTGCGTTTACTACGGCCTGGGTTGCTTCATCTTTGGCCTGTGCGGCATGTTCACCATCGCCGCCATCAGCGTCATCCGCTACCTGAAGACCTGCTACAGCTTGGTTTACG CCGTGTGGCTCAAGGGCGCCAACATCCGGCTGGTGTGTTGCGCCATCTGGCTGGTGGCGGCGGTGTGGTCCAGCTTCCCTCTCTTCGGCTGGGGCGAGTACGTCCCCGAGCCGTACGGACTGTCCTGCACCATCGCCTGGCGCGGTTACCACACCTCCGCCAAGGACGCCGCCTACGTCATTTGCTCCTTCACCTGCTTCACGCTGCTGCCCGTCCTGCTCATCGTGGTGTCCCAGTTCCAGATCGTCTATAAGGTCTCCCGCTTTTCCTACTCGCTGTCGGCACGAGGCGTTCACAACAACCTGCGGCGGGCTGAGAAACGACTCTCCATG ATGTTCTTCTGCATCAGCCTTGGTTTCGTCGTCGCCTGGGCGCCGTACGCCATCGTGTCTTTCCTCTTCATCTTCCACAAGGACAAGCCGTACATGGCTCCGGAGGGCTTTGTGTTCCCCGCCCTCTTTGCCAAGAGTTCCCACATCTACAACCCCTTCATTTACTTCTACTTCAACAAGACCTTCCAGCAGGAGCTGCAGTCCCTGCTGCTGTCTTTCTGGCCTAAGATGGGCGGGAATCGGGTCGGCGTCCACGTGGCCCCCGACCCCATCCACATCCAGCTGCAGGAGAGAAGCTACGTGCGGAAGGTGTTCGCCATGTCGCACGATCGGACGCGCAGCAAGGGCCGAGGCAAATGTAGCAAAGGTACGAGCGCCAACTCCGCCCGTGGCAGACCGGTGCCTAACTGCTGGGGGTCCGCGTCCAAGAATGCCCCCGGTTGCTTGGAAAAGAAATCTGCCAATAACCCTTTGCCTGCTTCTTTAGGCTCTATTTAG